A stretch of Salarias fasciatus chromosome 23, fSalaFa1.1, whole genome shotgun sequence DNA encodes these proteins:
- the LOC115382042 gene encoding atrial natriuretic peptide receptor 2-like: MALRIATSLCLCFLLGANCWHDLRNTEYDCWPISNPNDSNMISCGGLEMAWVQRPPEKITNGEDFNVSYTVTASDSFYDYAVRNKIFQFSEASEAKRFCHEHECPSNWNNANEMNCCVYHANIHSCPLGLMKQGQICGPWIPDDGKIVTHTVSKAGKMTQKYWTSKVVLIHVGPTSVIAHIKVGQMHAALESKVLVVSAQVCGDDVCELEETCLNCPADCGICPMSIGIKVAIGLPVTLFSSGFILTMVWLQYQKQKMFWDESWIINYTNIIFGRLGYRGHDSMTSLQPTKSNSCISRATNVTVFTGVNTSFKQGCIQPGIYDGRTVAVKHIHKKHFTLSKAIRKEVKEVRQLDHPNLCKFIGGSIEVPFVTIITEHCPKGSLSDVLLNDDIPINWGFRLSFATDITRGMSYLHQHKMFHGRLHSRNCVVDDRWVCKISDYGLTAYREEDFEAFSNGFNCGDLNLIYCAPEVVLGSSSSMTPAADVYSFSMILVEIATRCDLISDQAEGVRMDITWRPPLPEIKAGKADTDCPNQGDYCELIKKCWCHNTTMRPTFEQVKKSLEKMNPLKVSPVDMMMNLMEKYSKHLEAIVAERTQDLLQEKQKTDRLLYSMLPKPVADDLRQGQTAEAQSFTNATVYFSDIVGFTQLSGASTPHQVVDFLNQLYTTFDDIIDNYDVYKVETIGDAYMVVSGVPQENGINHAGEIASMALDLVSVCHAFKIPHKPNTQLKIRAGIHSGPVVAGVVGTKMPRYCLFGDTVNTASRMESTSEALKIQVSGATADLLHTLKGYILTCRGTLNVKGKGDMTTWWLEAKKNGHTDPLVRASESRVVPVPVSD; the protein is encoded by the exons ATGGCTCTCCGGATAGCGacatctctctgtctgtgtttcctgttg GGAGCAAATTGTTGGCATGATCTTCGCAATACTGAGTATGACTGTTGGCCAATCAGCAATCCCAATGATTCCAACATGATCAGCTGTGGAG GTCTGGAGATGGCCTGGGTGCAACGTCCTCCAGAAAAAATAACCAATGGAGAAGACTTTAATGTCTCGTACACAGTCACTGCGTCAGATTCCTTCTATGACTATGCTGTCCGGAACAAGATTTTCCAGTTCAG CGAAGCCTCAGAGGCAAAGAGATTCTGTCACGAACATGAGTGCCCATCAAACTGGAACAACGCCAACGAAATGAACTGCTGTGTGTATCACGCCAACATCCACTCCTGTCCTCTGGGCCTCATG AAACAAGGTCAAATATGTGGCCCATGGATCCCTGATGATGGTAAAATAGTGACCCACACAGTATCCAAAGCTGGGAAGATGACCCAAAAGTACTGGACCTCAAAG GTGGTTTTGATCCATGTGGGACCCACTTCAGTCATTGCTCATATCAAAGTAGGACAGATGCATGCAGCGCTGGAGTCCAAAGTGCTCGTTGTTAGTGCTCAAG TGTGTGGGGATGATGTCTGTGAGCTAGAGGAGACGTGTCTCAACTGCCCTGCAGACTGTGGCATCTGCCCCATGTCCATCGGTATCAAGGTGGCCATTGGACTTCCAGTCACCCTGTTTAGCAGTGGCTTCATTCTAACAATGGTG TGGCTTCAGTACCAGAAACAGAAGATGTTTTGGGACGAAAGCTGGATCATCAACTACACGAACATAATATTTG GTAGATTAGGCTACAGGGGCCATGACAGCATGACAAGTCTGCAACCTACCAAGAGCAACTCCTGCATCAGCCGAGCCACCAATGTGACCGTGTTCACAGGCGTCAACACTTCCTTCAAGCAAGGCTGCATACAGCCAGGCATATA CGATGGGAGGACAGTTGCAGTGAAGCACATTCATAAGAAACATTTCACTCTGTCCAAAGCCATCAGAAAGGAGGTGAAAGAAGTTAG GCAACTGGACCACCCAAATCTATGCAAGTTTATTGGGGGTTCCATTGAGGTTCCATTTGTGACCATCATCACAGAGCACTGCCCTAAAGGAAGTCTGTCGGATGTCCTGCTAAATGACGACATACCCATCAACTGGGGCTTCAG GCTGTCTTTTGCAACTGACATCACCCGTGGGATGTCCTACCTCCATCAACACAAGATGTTTCACGGGAGACTTCACTCCAGAAACTGTGTAGTTGATGACCGCTGGGTGTGCAAAATCTCAG ATTACGGACTGACAGCATACAGAGAAGAGGACTTTGAAGCCTTCAGTAATGGATTCAACTGTGGGGATCTAAACCTCATATACTGTGCACCCGAGGTCGTGCTGGGAAGCAGTTCAAGCATGACACCAGCAGCTGATGTTTACAG ctTCTCCATGATCTTGGTTGAGATCGCAACTCGCTGTGACCTCATTTCA GACCAGGCTGAAGGAGTCAGAATGGACATCACATGGCGTCCTCCTCTCCCCGAAATCAAGGCAGGAAAGGCTGACACGGACTGTCCCAATCAGGGAGACTATTGTGAG CTTataaaaaaatgctggtgccacAACACTACAATGAGACCCACATTTGAGCAGGTGAAAAAGTCTCTTGAAAAGATGAACCCACTCAAAGTCAGCCCTGTGGACATGATGATGAACCTG ATGGAAAAGTACAGCAAGCACCTGGAGGCCATAGTTGCAGAAAGAACACAGGACCTGTTGCAGGagaaacagaagacagatcgACTGCTGTACA GCATGTTACCAAAGCCGGTGGCTGATGACCTTCGTCAAGGACAAACAGCAGAAGCTCAGAGTTTCACCAATGCCACAGTCtacttcag TGACATTGTTGGCTTTACTCAACTGTCTGGTGCCAGCACACCTCACCAGGTCGTAGACTTCCTCAACCAGCTTTACACCACCTTCGATGACATTATTGATAACTATGATGTCTACAAGGTGGAGACAATAGGCGATGCTT ACATGGTGGTCTCAGGGGTCCCTCAAGAAAATGGCATCAATCATGCAGGAGAGATTGCCAGCATGGCTTTGGATCTTGTGAGTGTCTGCCATGCTTTTAAGATTCCACACAAGCCCAACACTCAGCTGAAGATCCGTGCTGGCATCCACTCAG GGCCTGTAGTAGCTGGTGTGGTTGGCACTAAAATGCCACGCTATTGCCTGTTTGGGGACACGGTCAACACAGCGTCACGCATGGAATCAACAAGTGAAG